In the Primulina eburnea isolate SZY01 chromosome 15, ASM2296580v1, whole genome shotgun sequence genome, GGAGCCTtccattttgttttttattattactgtttttttattattatctttTGAATTAGTCCAGTCCATTCTCGAATAAAAATCTATCATCTTGGCAAAAGGGTTTTTGTTTAGTGTTAGGGATCCGCAGTTTGGAACCTAGAAACTAAAATTCTTCATAATTGGCTTCACTCAATCATTTGCCATTGTTCTGCAAATATGATTGGGATAATTTGATAAAATCCTTTACATATTTTTAAGCTGGAGCCCTCCTACGCTATGATCACCAGCAACAAAGTTTCAAGCCAAAGAAGGAACCATAAAAGTGCAACTCCGTGCCACTTAAAACAAGTATGCCAGAATTATTCTCGGGCGAGATTTCCGAATGAAGACGTTTCTATAACAAACTCAAATGAAGCTGCCACCCAGACACAATCATTTGGCACATCCCAAGCACAATATATTCATGTAAAACATAAAATTGGAGCAAGGTGGTTGATTGATATATATGTTAGAGATGAGactcttattatatatttcacAAAAGGCCATACCTCGCTGTGTCATAGAGGGACAACAAAAACAAGCAAAATAAAGACTGAAAAAATACAGATATGGATCTAACTACCTACATATATACGATCACAAGATTCTAGAGTTGAATCAAATTAGCATTGCCCATGGACCCTTTTTTTCCTCCGGCCAGGAAACAAAATTTGGTGGCCATAATGGGCACTTTGGATCCAGATCAGTTTTGCAAGCTAATCATTCCACCAAGGCTCGAATTCATCTGTAAACCAACCAAGACTGTTCTGTTATACAGGTCTCGTCTTTCTGATTGTACCTCCTGTGAATCAGATGGACCAGGCATCTCCGTAAGAAACTGCTGCCAGAAGATGTCATTACCCCCAACCGGAAGGGAAGGAATGGTGCTGCCTTGGTCCCGATCTTTCGACAATTCTGTATCTAGGGTTTTAGTTGGGCTCATGTTCACATCAATTCCAGATGGTTTGTAGCTGGAATCTGGATCGATACGAATGGATGATATAGCCGGGATACCAACATATCTCGAAGATGTAGTCAGTTCTGGGGAGAAATGGCGATCTTGTGAAGGTGACACCACCATTTGGCACTCGAGAGAGGAAGGTGGAATACTCAAATCTGAATCGCCAGATGATGCTGGAATTTCTGTGATAACTATTGGTGAAGGCAAAGAGGGCACATTAAACTCGTGCGAATTTTGAGATGGAGTTTGGCCGATTTCTTGCagaaatttttccaaaaaagtTAAGGAAGAATCCAACTTTTCAACCACTTCATAGTTCAATGATGCAAGAGATGAATTCTCTAGCAATGTTGTGCTTTGGTCCTCCGCCAGATTGGCTTCATCATGCAAATAATTCAAAGCCAACAACCTTCTTTTCTTGTTATGGGGCTCCACCTCGTCCATAAGACTCGAGGCATATCCTGGTTTCTGCAAAATTTGAGCCAAGATGGTCATCAACTGCTGCTGCCGTTGATTGATAGTTTGCAACGTCTGCCCTAATGACCTGAGTTGATACTTGTATTCTAGATTTTCATTTTCGCACCGGTCCAATTCCGACTGAAGTAAAAACTTTTCCTGTTGCAGTTTCTCAATCTCCTTTTCAAATTGTTCTCGCTCTGAGTCACTCAATGGAACCATGTTTCCATGACCTGAATGACTGTGGATGGGCTTTCGCCTATGTATGTTCTTTAAAAGATGCCTCTGCCCTCGAATAAACTCCTCATTTGCAAACTCCCACTGATCAGGATCAATTTTCCTGAAACCCTACAGATTGCAGGGAAATGATGAGTAAAAGCATCTTACAGTTACTATCTTAACAACTAAAAATAAAACCAGAAAATAAGCTCCAAATACAGAAATTTAACTGGGAGGATGTAGAACGTATTTTGCGAAGTTTTTTAGAAAGGTGACAAAAAAATATTGAGAAATGGCAGCAATGGCACGACTCGCCTTCCTCTTTTGCTTCATTCCAAAGCTATAAACTTTAAAAAGAACTATTTAACGAAGTCGAGATATATCCACACtaaaaacattcataatttAGTAAGACTGATTAAAAGCTATGGCCAATGAATACAATGCAACCTCATTTCTTTCGAATCATAATACCACCTAAGGAGCACGTTCACATTAACATCCAAATATTTTAGGACCCAAGTTTGCAGCTGATCTTTTCCAATAATCGCACAAGTTTACTTAAGCCATGGGGGCTTTGGGCATTAAATTGGCGATCAATACTAGCTCGAATCCCAATTGTATGATCGACTGCCAACTCTTGCATCAAAAGCTATAGGCGATAGAAAGTTACCATACGCAGCACAGCGTGCTCATTGTTTGCAACCCATCGCAGAAGCACATAAATGAATTTACACAAATACAGACACTTGGTAAGGGGGAAAAAAGGCTTAGCTCCGTgaaattgaaattgaaattgaGACGACGATCAAGAAATTTCAGAGAACAGAGGGCTTACATATGTGTTCAGCTGCCTGATGAAGCTGGAGAAGTTATTGTGCTTGAAATATTTAGGTAGCAGATCTCTAGCAAACTCCGGCGGATTCCAAACAACAAAACTATGACCGGTGTGATTCCAAGAAACTATAGAATTAGTCAATGGATCATCCACCATTTCATATGTTTTCACCAGAAATGGAGCCGGTGAATTAGAACCACCATTCGATCCATCCATCGCAAATGagcaaattaattaaataactgaCTTGAAAAACCAAAattcttcgatatatctcccccTCAGTTAAAAACAAATAGCCCAAGTTTTCCTCAGAAATCCATCAAACCCCTTAAAATTTCGGTAAAGATTCAATATTTTCTTCGTGTAATAAACAAATTCAACTCACCAAAAATACTACTTCGAATCAGAAGAAAAAAATCCGCGCACATAATCACCCAATTCGAATCGATTGTAAATAAATACAAAACCtcccaataaatattttcaattaaaaaatcaaaacaaaggactttaattattataaCTGCAGAAAACTGGTAACtcttaaaataaagattgtctTGGAGAAAAAGAAACAAGACCCACATGAAAGAATTATATATGGAGAAAAACCCAATTGGCAGAATCGTCAAAATTTGACCTTTGACTGAGGGCTGCCTCCAAAATGAGTGACCCACAAAGAAGAGTAGACTTGACTTTCAACAATTCAGGTTTTGGGGATTATTTGAGCACAGCTATTGGCTATTTGgctagagtgagtctcatgtgagatcgtttcacggatcttaatccgtgagacgggtcaaccctacccatattcacaataaaaagtaatactcttagcataaaaagtgatacttttgtatgtgtgacccaaataagagatccgtctcacaaataagacccgtgaaatcgtctcacacaagtttttgccatttggCTATTGCACAGTGTCGTTAATTTCTGGTGTACTACAGACTCTTTTTCCCGCACTCCTTGTGTCCATATATGTGTGTTATTTTTgtgttgattttttattttaaatttaatattttttatattagaaaatattatcatttgaaaattctaaaatttggataaagattacaaaatattttattagttttaaaatttttggaaaGTAGACATGATAGTGATAAGATAATAcacaaatttattaaaatagatttttaatatttttttataattcatttggtttatatttaaataagatcaaaatataattataagaaattgTGAGAGATTATACCGTAATTTTatatatgaattaaaaaaataaatagaaataaaaggaaaaaaatatcaaattaaaaattgaaTCTACAACTTGATTATTTAAAAACAAAGACTTTATCCACTTAAGTATATATGActtgcattaaaattttaacacttataattattaaaatatatcatgataccaaaaaataattaatttaagataaacaaatttaataatatagtacATACAaactttataatatatatatatatatatatatatatatatatatatatatatatacatacacacgtGTAGATAGATATTCATCTGTGTGTGAGACCTTTTGACTTTTCAAAGAtgccttttatttttttaattaaatatattcataaataatatatttagaaTGTTGAATTCAACTTTGACCGTTGACGAGAAGAGAGCAAAGTATTCCGGTGAACAAGACACAGTCAGATCCATTCAAATTCTGTGAAATGGGGCTCCATTTTGATAGTTCATGGCAGAGAAACCATCAATTTTGGGAAATATTTTCTTattgaatttgaaattcatcgacCAAtatcttttatatattttaatcaaTTTCATAATAATTGATCTACATAATGTTCATTATAAAACTTGTATTAATATCGTTGAAATAACGTTCAACTATTGAGTTTGATAAAATTGTACGTCACATCAATCATGTTTGGATGTCTAAATGCTAAAGACATAGAGTTTGGTATACATGgtaggataaacatgtgatatataatataaagataatttaaagataaataagatgtaggatattatttcaatgtttgatatgattttaataagaatgattaaatttatatattagattgcaatgacaaaattaaccttataataataaattttataatttcaaagttgttgcttgagttcatattttttatatgttcatgcgtcgatagtgcttgcatgatttatttatttttacgtcattttatatattatataatatgataattgagtcCTTGATTTTGtaattctaaataaaatatctCGTATCAGCAAAGATATCTTCCAACATATATTAACCCTTAATATTTTTTAGTATATTAAGGTGAGATTTTTAGATGAATTTCCAACATATACACATCTGTTTCCTTAAACTTTATCATCTGATTTtctaaaaatcacaaaatcatgaTTGCTCAATTTATTATATCTCATCTCGGTAAGATCTTTCTTTGATTTTCCAATTTCCAAAAAGGTAGTCTAATTGAATACAATTGTGTTGTTCACCAAGTATTTGACATAATGTGTATGTTTGCtctcaaaaaatattaataattatgttATGCATGTATCGCGTGTATATCGGCCCGTTAGTATATATAATTAAACATGGTCCATACATCTTGCAGACGACGATTTTTTCTGTTTTATGATGTTTTtggaatttaatatatttttcttgacaaaaatttgtatgagacggtctcacggatcgtattttgtgagacggatctttatttggataatccatgaaaaagtattactttttatgctaagagtattactttttattgtgaatatgagtaaggttgatccgtctcacatattgagattcgtgagacagtctgacatgagacctactcatttgTCTTTGTGtgatagacaaaaacttgtatgcgacggtctcacgggtcgtattttgtgagacatgcctcttatttggatcatccatgaaaaaatattactttttatgctaagaatattactttttattgtgaatatcagtaggttTGACCAATCTCactgataaagattcgtgattgTTTTACTCTGTGTGATATTAGAGAGAGAGCGCGCGCAGGTATACATGATATTTGGCTCCAGCCGCCACGTTTTTGGATTTTGCTATTTAGTTCTGgttgaaattttattaaatactaGTTGACCAGGTACTTAGTTAAAAGTAAATTCGGTGATTTTTGTTCGTTGAGGTTTTAATAATATGCCTGAATGGTTACTCGTATAACTATTAATATTAGATAAAACAAAGTTaattaagaaataaaatttatttaacctATTAATGGTTTGTTGGAATGAATAGTTTATAATAAGATGAGACATTTGTGTGGTACTTTTGAGATTCTTTGAACAATGTTTTTAGGATTTTTTGACTTTTGAGCATGAAACTTTCTCGAgtgtattttcgaaaattcaaatatttgtacgtatttaaaattcaaatacatcaaaattaatatattgTAATAATTTAACAACTCTTACAATCTTgagattaaataattataattagcTATTACTTCAGACATTTTTCGTTGCGGCTTAACATATATCTATAGTAGTTGGTAATCGCGAATAATTTATAGTAGTTCGTTTCAGATAAACACCACTACTGAATATTTGTCTAATGATTAGAAAAATAAAACCAAAATCTGGATTCAATTTACCGACTACAAAACGAGCGGGGTATAAATTTGGCAATCACCAACTCAATCAGCTTACATAAACAAGTTTGGCCTGGATGCTTTGTATGTGGTCTTGAGCTTTCTAGTTGGCGGCCTCACCTTTCTAAACACCAAGGGAAACTTGATCTTCGAGTCATGGAATTGCTTTGTGCTCTCCCTCTTGCACAGCTTAGCGGGAATGGTTGCAGTCTTAATAATTTGGATGCAATGGTGTCAAACTCTGTGGCGAGAAGCCATTTCTGTATACATCTGTTCAACAGCACCGTTCAAGGTAGTATCGCGGTATTCCTTGTACATGTTGTGATATCCAGTTCGACTTTGGTATCGCAGCCAGATTCCATAGTTCTTAATAGTAGTTGGGTTCTTCTCAAAAATCTACAAACCCACAGGGGAAACACAGAGATGGTCTCAATGTGAAGGTCGGGCAAGGATCATCATGTTTTCTCAAGATATCACATGGGAACATATTATCGGTATCAAAATGAACAGGAGATTAGTAGAGTGTAGATGAAAATGATCCAACAGTGCCaagcataaaaaatatttttgtttaaatCCTAATGCTTAATGGAGGAAAGTTTCATCAGACAACGAGGTAATCTAAATGGGAACCATTATCTTTAAACGATATATCTGTTTCaatttcaaatcaaataaactgaaatgatcAGAACAAAAGATGAAACAACTGGATCATTTACCTCATTGATAGCAAGAACCTGACCGTTGCTCTTTTTCACCTTCTTAAGCTTCCTCAAGAAGTACCTTCACGAATAAAACACTATCAAAACCCATTTAATGtgatcaatgcaaatctttaaCTTATAAGTGGCAAGAGCACACATGTAACACATTTAACTATTGAAAATTaagttatttttatataaaaaaatttcaacaagTTGTAAAACAAATAGTATTCAAGTAAAAATATATAGAAATTACAACACAACCTATGTTATTTTCTCATCTTACTTACCTTGAGGGTTAGTTATGAACACCACTAAAATATACCAAACTCAGTTTTTGTAAGGCCATCGTGAGAGATATTACTTAGGCATTCCAAAtcaaaaacgaaaaaaaaaaatttgtttctcAGTATGTATGAAGTCGTGCCACTGAGAAACAGAATTTGCTTCTACTTCAAGGCCAGAGCCGGGAAAATAATAGTAACTGAATATATCTAGCATTTATCATATAAGATAAGATAAAGGGTTTCGAGCCTAAACAAATCAAGTTGTAATCCTATCAAAATTATATTCTTTTAAATAAGAACACTAATTAccaaaataaaattaagaaaaatgtaTTTCTGCTGATCTTTGAAACACTCGAATCATAGATAGAGTAGATACAACATTGGGCTATAGAGCTaaataaatgttaataaaaaaaacaaaagactCCTGCCATATATTCCCTCTCTACCCACACAgatatttcttttcttttgatcGCAATTATTCATGGTTTCAGCTAGCATTTAACTTGGCTTCAAGGGGTGCTCAGAATTTTGAAGAAAACCAGGCGTAAACTAAAATTACCCCAATCAAGCCTATAGACTTGTCAAAGTAACAGCGTTCAAAGTAAATGTATCCTTTTAACATCCAACAGCGTCCAATTGGGAGACTGGGGATAAAGAAGAGGACGGAGAGTTCAATAATACCAGAATTTGGACTTGGCTCGGACCTCATTAGTAGCCCAAAGCTTCATGCGGTAGATCTTAGGGTGCGCATCTGTCTCCGTCGGAAGAGCTCTCCCCACGACCTGATACTGGTGGAACTGCGCAAGTAACCCAGTCAATTACATCAGGCTTCGTACCCGAATCAAACACCTAACGCAATGCACCGTAAAAATAGCATGTACAAGTATAATTACACGAATATATGAATTCAAAGACACAGCAGATAGAGAAACTACAAACAAAAGTACCTTGAATGTCACCATTTCAGTGGATTTAGATCTGCGTCTCACTTGTAAAATTTGTTGGGGTTTGAATTTATATATGGTACGCATTAGGAACGAAATGAAACCCTACTAAATGGGCTCTTCAATCTATTGGGCCAACGGGTCATATTGGGCTAGCCTATATCAAATATTATCACGGGCCCATCGTAATGAGCTCAAAATGCCGATCAAGAGAAGCGAGCAGCTTACTTTCATATTCCGATTCACCACCGGAAAATGCTATCCTCAGCCCAACCGCCACGTCTCTTCCGATCCCCAGCAACCGCCGCCACCACCTTCAAATACCTACACGCCTCACCTCTGCTCCCCACAGCCACCGCCATTCCTTCTCCGCCATCTGATATTCTCACGACCCGTAAATCACTCCTCTCCCGCCAAACATCTGCCATCGACCTCGCCAAGTCCTTTCTCCACCGTCTCCGCCGCATTGAGCCTCAAGTTAACAGCTTCTTATACGTCTCTCCAGAAGAAGCCGTGTTGAAGCAGGCTCAGGAGCTGGATGATAAGATTAGGAACAATGATGAAGTGGGGCCCCTAGCTGGGGTATTGGTCGGGGTTAAGGATAATATTTGCACCTCAGACATGCCCTCGACCGCAGGGTCTAGGATCTTGGAGAATTATCGGCCACCTTTTGATGCCACGGCAGTGAAGAAGCTTAGGGAGGCGGGGGCTATTATTGTTGGGAAGACGAACTTAGATGAGTTTGGTATGGGGAGTACAACTGAAGGCTCTGCTTATCAAGTTAGTATCTTTTTTGTAGCGATGATATAGTTTGATTTTTGCATGAACTTTACTTGGTTTGCTATGCGTGGGTTCCTCTGCTCGTTAAAGTGGTCATCTGAATTGTTAAAATGTGCAATGTGGCTAAGTGAACTGAAGCTTGTGAATTTTCTGGAGGTGTTTGACGGATTTAAAATTGTCTCTGTTCACTAACACTTTCAATCTATGGACTTCCGTAAAATGTCTGGATAttggttttgtttttttttttattcgcgGAGAAAGTTGCAATTTTTGCACCTTGTAGCATATATATTGTGTTGCGGTATTATGTACCTCAGAATATACTTTCTCCGTGAATAATCAGTTGTGCATCATCATGATTTGTCTCATTAGTGGGGATACTGATTGAAAAAGTGTGATGTGAATATCTAAACATAAACGATGTAAACTCTATTATGTTTCCCTTTGGGTAGTAAACCAAAATCGGAACATTATCTCTGAAACTGCAACCAAAACCTTTTATTTGTTGTTCCAAAACGGAATCAAAACCGATGATTTACAATTAGAAACTGGAACCTAACCCGACGCCATTTGGAATTAAAAGCTAATTAGTCTAAACTTCAAAATTCATCTTAAGTTTTAAAGTCATGAGCATAGATCGACAACTTAATTTACATAATTTGTAatactttttttattttcaaattttcaaatacaaattttatttctttttcaaATGGTTGTTTTATGTTGTAATACaattattgcatgattatatttAAGTAGTTTGATGACCTTATGAAAagtaattttcttttctttcacgACCGTTAAATTTAACGAATAATTCGGTTTAAACCGTAACATAACCAGAATCGAGTCGTGTCTATGGCTATATGCTAAACCTTTGACTTTGGGACTATGGTCAGATGTAATGTTGGAATACCAAATCCTTCCTTACCAGA is a window encoding:
- the LOC140813926 gene encoding heat stress transcription factor A-4b-like codes for the protein MDGSNGGSNSPAPFLVKTYEMVDDPLTNSIVSWNHTGHSFVVWNPPEFARDLLPKYFKHNNFSSFIRQLNTYGFRKIDPDQWEFANEEFIRGQRHLLKNIHRRKPIHSHSGHGNMVPLSDSEREQFEKEIEKLQQEKFLLQSELDRCENENLEYKYQLRSLGQTLQTINQRQQQLMTILAQILQKPGYASSLMDEVEPHNKKRRLLALNYLHDEANLAEDQSTTLLENSSLASLNYEVVEKLDSSLTFLEKFLQEIGQTPSQNSHEFNVPSLPSPIVITEIPASSGDSDLSIPPSSLECQMVVSPSQDRHFSPELTTSSRYVGIPAISSIRIDPDSSYKPSGIDVNMSPTKTLDTELSKDRDQGSTIPSLPVGGNDIFWQQFLTEMPGPSDSQEVQSERRDLYNRTVLVGLQMNSSLGGMISLQN